From Halotia branconii CENA392, the proteins below share one genomic window:
- a CDS encoding methyl-accepting chemotaxis protein yields the protein MFNKTDMTKSSDTQNRARFVSSQKVHDGIVQRPNKSNNLTSENDLKRLGFRTKTTILAIAIGTIPVLGIGAIAYSLANKAITQQITQAQTATAVELTEKINRLILGRYEDIQLLSKMPFLANYKVSARTSNQEKKAVFNQMIEAEKAYDSIAVVDLEGNLIIQSTDEPIDNPKDRNYFQQTLQKDTAVISKPEKSKNTDVTSIYITAPVKDPDTSKTLAVVIARMPVTSLTEVIKNYTSNGQQYYLLDNSGKIFLTSQKALLGKEAKVEYPGLTQLLTAKKVNTFTAVQKTHQKPELVSYVPSQKLKGLPDLNWQLLLSTDITTLFAPQRQLLLTIAIATIITALITAAIAAWLAKRHTQPILNPTEALTELGKGELNTRLETKPEDELGVLSTNINQQDSQTETLQQQLLELLNNVEGAARGDLTVRADVTTGEIGTVADFFNSIVENLRDIVTQVKQAATQVDGAIGSNQGAIRQLAEEALIQAAEIDRTLDAVDKMTHSMRTVADNAQQAAVVANHAAHTATKSGQAMDLTVQNILSLRETVGETTKKVKRLGESSQQISRVVSLINQIATQTNLLAINAGIEAARAGEEGQGFAVVAEEVGELAIRSAAATQEIEQIVNNIQRETSEVVQAMEIGTTQVVEGTRIVEEAKQSLNQILDVSRQIDSLAQSISTATASQVQTSQTISQLMQDIAAGSQRTSASSRLVSNSLQQTVEISHQLQETVETFKVS from the coding sequence ATGTTTAATAAAACTGACATGACTAAAAGTAGTGATACTCAAAATCGAGCAAGGTTTGTTTCATCCCAAAAAGTCCACGATGGTATAGTACAACGACCCAATAAGTCTAATAATCTAACTTCTGAGAATGATTTAAAGCGCCTGGGCTTCAGGACAAAAACTACAATTTTAGCGATCGCTATTGGTACAATACCAGTATTGGGCATAGGTGCGATCGCTTATAGTTTGGCCAATAAAGCAATTACTCAACAAATTACCCAAGCTCAAACAGCGACAGCCGTTGAGTTAACAGAGAAAATCAACCGTTTAATATTGGGACGGTACGAAGATATTCAATTACTCTCAAAAATGCCATTTTTGGCAAATTATAAAGTTAGTGCGAGAACAAGTAATCAAGAGAAAAAAGCAGTCTTTAATCAAATGATTGAGGCTGAAAAAGCCTATGATAGCATTGCTGTTGTTGATCTTGAAGGTAACTTAATTATCCAATCCACAGACGAACCTATAGATAATCCAAAAGACCGCAACTATTTTCAACAGACTCTACAAAAAGATACTGCTGTTATTAGCAAACCAGAAAAATCCAAAAATACTGATGTCACCAGCATTTACATAACTGCACCCGTTAAAGATCCTGATACGAGCAAAACTCTAGCTGTAGTCATCGCACGTATGCCTGTAACATCTTTAACAGAGGTGATTAAAAATTACACAAGTAATGGACAACAATATTATTTGCTCGATAACTCAGGAAAAATTTTTCTAACTTCCCAAAAAGCTTTATTGGGTAAAGAAGCAAAAGTCGAATATCCTGGTTTGACTCAACTGCTAACAGCCAAAAAAGTCAATACTTTCACAGCAGTTCAAAAAACTCATCAAAAACCAGAACTAGTCAGCTACGTCCCATCTCAAAAACTCAAAGGCTTGCCCGATTTAAACTGGCAGTTACTATTATCTACAGATATAACAACTTTATTTGCACCCCAAAGACAACTACTGTTGACGATCGCGATCGCTACAATTATCACAGCATTAATTACCGCCGCGATCGCCGCTTGGTTAGCAAAACGCCACACCCAGCCAATTCTCAACCCCACCGAAGCCTTAACAGAGTTAGGTAAAGGTGAACTCAATACTCGTCTAGAGACAAAACCAGAAGACGAGTTAGGGGTATTGAGTACAAATATTAATCAACAAGATTCGCAAACAGAAACACTACAACAGCAACTTTTAGAACTACTCAACAACGTAGAAGGTGCAGCTAGGGGTGATTTGACAGTCCGTGCAGACGTAACTACCGGCGAAATTGGCACAGTTGCCGACTTTTTCAACTCCATTGTCGAAAACCTCCGGGATATTGTTACCCAAGTTAAGCAAGCAGCAACCCAAGTAGATGGCGCAATTGGTTCTAACCAAGGAGCCATTCGCCAACTTGCAGAAGAAGCCCTCATCCAAGCTGCTGAAATAGACCGCACTTTAGATGCTGTTGACAAAATGACTCATTCTATGCGAACTGTAGCCGACAACGCCCAACAAGCAGCAGTAGTTGCCAACCATGCAGCTCACACCGCTACTAAAAGTGGTCAAGCGATGGATTTGACAGTACAAAACATCCTTTCCTTACGGGAAACCGTTGGTGAAACTACCAAAAAAGTGAAACGTTTAGGAGAATCTTCTCAACAAATTTCGCGTGTAGTCTCCTTAATTAACCAAATTGCCACCCAAACCAACTTACTCGCTATCAACGCCGGTATTGAAGCAGCACGCGCAGGTGAAGAAGGTCAAGGTTTTGCCGTCGTTGCTGAAGAAGTCGGTGAACTAGCAATCCGTAGTGCAGCCGCAACTCAAGAAATTGAGCAAATTGTCAATAACATCCAACGGGAAACTAGCGAAGTAGTACAGGCGATGGAAATAGGAACTACTCAAGTCGTAGAAGGTACGCGGATTGTAGAAGAGGCCAAGCAAAGTCTGAATCAGATTTTAGATGTATCTCGTCAAATTGACTCTTTAGCGCAGTCAATTTCCACCGCCACTGCTTCTCAAGTACAAACATCGCAAACTATTAGCCAATTAATGCAAGATATCGCTGCTGGCTCACAACGTACTAGTGCTTCTTCGCGTTTAGTTTCTAATTCTCTGCAACAAACTGTAGAGATTTCCCACCAATTGCAAGAGACTGTTGAGACTTTCAAAGTTAGTTAA
- a CDS encoding response regulator, protein MNLTLVGTVLIAEDSPSELELMSHYLQESGYNVIKSSGAKEALEKALLQKPDVIITDVVMPGMSGFELCRALKKNPITQKIPIVICSSKNLEIDRLWAMKQGADVYMTKPYTREQLLRAIKSVVF, encoded by the coding sequence GTGAATCTGACCTTAGTTGGTACAGTTCTAATTGCGGAGGATTCTCCTAGTGAATTGGAACTAATGAGCCATTATCTTCAAGAAAGTGGTTACAACGTAATTAAGTCTAGCGGTGCAAAAGAAGCTCTCGAAAAAGCCTTATTACAAAAGCCAGACGTGATTATTACCGATGTTGTGATGCCGGGGATGAGTGGATTTGAATTGTGTCGCGCTCTGAAAAAAAATCCAATAACACAAAAAATACCCATAGTGATATGTAGTTCTAAAAATTTAGAAATTGATCGATTGTGGGCAATGAAACAAGGTGCTGATGTTTATATGACAAAGCCATATACACGCGAGCAACTTTTGCGGGCGATTAAATCAGTGGTGTTTTAA
- a CDS encoding chemotaxis protein CheW produces the protein MNNYQIAIADQPILNNTLDGYLKFQLNQQTTAVISMKHTQEAVMLPVETITSMPNLPACILGLMNWRSRIIWIVDLPKMLNLEFLEHRPRQYNVIVIKVENLLLGLVVHEIKGTTKFVPDDIGSPVGQVASSLVPYLCGCVVQQEEILLVLDAQAIVDSSILRSD, from the coding sequence ATGAATAATTATCAAATTGCAATTGCAGATCAACCAATATTAAATAACACGTTAGATGGCTATCTCAAGTTTCAGCTAAATCAACAAACTACTGCTGTGATTTCAATGAAGCACACACAAGAAGCAGTAATGTTGCCAGTTGAAACTATAACTTCCATGCCCAACTTACCTGCTTGTATTCTAGGTTTAATGAATTGGCGGAGTCGGATAATTTGGATAGTTGATTTACCTAAGATGCTCAATTTAGAGTTCTTAGAACATAGACCACGACAATACAATGTGATTGTGATAAAAGTAGAAAATTTGCTATTAGGTTTAGTTGTACATGAAATTAAAGGTACAACTAAGTTTGTGCCTGATGATATTGGTTCTCCGGTTGGACAAGTGGCATCTAGTTTAGTTCCTTATTTATGTGGATGCGTTGTGCAACAAGAGGAAATCTTGCTGGTGTTAGATGCCCAAGCAATTGTGGATTCTTCTATTCTCCGCAGTGATTAG
- a CDS encoding response regulator — protein sequence MSTTPLHSYRLIQKLHPLSLLAQLTNRHATGCLRVFTGDSSWSINLEDGKLTYASYSDNLFERLDNHLRRLSQKIPTLNSATRVHTRLMFEPTSGNQSIQYADYQAICWLVNQDYLTHTQAGNLIEGLAKEVLELFLVVKEGSYEFYPESSWDELPKFCYLDLRLILEHCQKQLRHRPNIQSPVSDGVGSLSFSTIKSPQNWQLLPRQNNFEPAENRNNKVDEPFVRKSLYTIACIDDSQTVLNSIKLFLGENAFSVVTINDPLKALMQILRSKPDLILLDVEMPNLDGYELCSLLRRHSAFKETPIIMVTGRTGFIDRAKAKMVRASGYLTKPFTQPELLKVVFKHIG from the coding sequence ATGAGTACAACCCCCCTACATAGCTACCGATTGATCCAGAAACTACATCCATTATCACTATTGGCACAATTAACTAATCGCCATGCTACAGGTTGCTTACGGGTATTTACTGGTGATTCTTCTTGGTCAATCAATCTAGAGGATGGTAAACTTACTTACGCCTCTTATTCAGACAATCTATTTGAGCGTCTTGATAATCATTTGCGGCGTTTGAGTCAAAAGATTCCGACGCTGAATAGCGCTACTCGCGTACATACACGGCTGATGTTTGAACCAACAAGTGGCAATCAGTCGATACAATACGCAGACTATCAGGCAATTTGCTGGCTAGTTAATCAAGATTATCTTACCCATACGCAAGCAGGGAATCTCATAGAAGGATTAGCTAAAGAAGTTTTAGAGTTATTTTTGGTAGTCAAAGAAGGCAGCTATGAGTTTTATCCTGAAAGTTCTTGGGATGAACTACCCAAATTTTGTTATTTAGACTTGCGTTTAATACTCGAACACTGTCAAAAGCAGTTACGACATCGGCCAAATATTCAGTCACCAGTTAGTGATGGTGTGGGTTCTTTAAGTTTTTCTACAATTAAGTCGCCTCAAAATTGGCAACTATTACCAAGACAAAATAATTTTGAACCTGCTGAAAATAGGAATAACAAAGTTGACGAGCCATTTGTGAGAAAAAGCCTCTATACAATTGCTTGTATAGATGATAGTCAAACAGTGTTAAATTCCATCAAACTATTTTTGGGTGAAAATGCCTTTTCAGTAGTCACAATTAACGATCCTTTAAAAGCTTTAATGCAAATTCTTCGTAGCAAACCAGATCTCATTTTATTAGATGTGGAAATGCCAAATTTAGACGGTTACGAGCTATGCTCGTTATTACGTAGACATTCAGCTTTTAAAGAAACACCAATTATTATGGTGACTGGTCGAACCGGATTTATTGATAGAGCCAAAGCCAAAATGGTTAGAGCTTCAGGTTATTTAACTAAGCCTTTTACACAACCAGAATTACTGAAAGTAGTGTTTAAACACATTGGCTAA
- a CDS encoding ammonium transporter, which produces MYKQKSKIKSRHLSAKNYAKNTQFNSKFQTFASKIKQLSPSWQACLPLACLIVLGWGYVAIAQTPAAAPTTAQLKATTDNLKVAIDTLWVAIAAFLVFFMNAGFGMLETGFCRQKNAVNVLAKNLIVFALATIAFWVIGFGFMFGDGNDFIGLNGFFIKGVDNSPATGDAYKGVFSAISWTGVPLAAKFLFQLVFAGTAATIVSGAVAERIKFVDFLIFSLLLVGIAYPITGHWIWGAGWLADMGFWDFAGSTVVHSVGGWAALMGAAFLGPRIGKYQDRQVVALPGHNMSIATLGCLILWLGWFGFNPGSVMAADPGAITHIALTTNMAAAGGGIAATITAWLYLGKPDLSMIINGILAGLVAITAPCAYVGIASSVVIGFIAGIVVVFAVTFFDKLGIDDPVGATSVHLVCGIWGTLAVGLWAVGPGIFTWYADGGGPAKGLFNGGGLGQFGIQLLGVASVGGMTVLLSTIFWLVLKATLGIRVSREEELEGLDIGEHGMEAYSGFLKEVDAGGFAEGHSSMGMPQDKF; this is translated from the coding sequence ATGTACAAACAGAAATCGAAAATAAAAAGTAGGCATTTATCGGCAAAGAATTACGCTAAAAATACACAATTTAACTCAAAATTCCAGACATTTGCCTCAAAAATTAAGCAACTTTCTCCTAGCTGGCAAGCCTGTTTACCCCTAGCTTGTTTAATTGTATTAGGTTGGGGTTATGTCGCAATTGCCCAAACTCCAGCCGCAGCGCCAACAACAGCGCAACTCAAAGCTACTACTGATAACCTCAAGGTTGCTATTGATACATTATGGGTAGCGATCGCTGCTTTTTTAGTATTCTTTATGAATGCTGGTTTTGGAATGTTAGAAACCGGCTTCTGTCGTCAGAAAAATGCTGTCAATGTTCTTGCTAAAAACTTGATTGTGTTTGCTCTGGCTACTATAGCTTTTTGGGTAATCGGTTTCGGCTTCATGTTTGGTGATGGCAACGACTTTATTGGCTTAAATGGATTTTTCATCAAAGGAGTAGATAATAGTCCAGCGACTGGAGATGCTTATAAAGGTGTTTTTAGTGCCATTAGTTGGACTGGTGTACCCCTAGCTGCCAAGTTCTTATTTCAATTGGTGTTTGCCGGGACAGCAGCAACTATCGTTTCTGGGGCAGTTGCCGAACGAATTAAGTTTGTTGACTTCCTCATTTTCAGTCTTTTACTTGTAGGTATTGCTTACCCAATTACCGGACATTGGATTTGGGGTGCTGGTTGGCTAGCCGACATGGGTTTTTGGGATTTTGCTGGTTCGACTGTAGTTCACTCAGTTGGTGGTTGGGCAGCCTTAATGGGGGCTGCATTTTTAGGGCCACGCATCGGCAAATATCAAGATAGACAAGTCGTAGCTCTGCCCGGTCACAATATGAGTATTGCGACCTTGGGCTGTTTGATTCTTTGGTTAGGCTGGTTTGGTTTTAACCCCGGTTCGGTAATGGCTGCTGACCCTGGTGCGATTACCCACATTGCTTTGACAACCAACATGGCTGCGGCTGGGGGTGGAATTGCCGCCACCATTACAGCTTGGCTTTACTTGGGTAAGCCAGACTTGTCAATGATTATTAATGGTATTTTGGCTGGCTTGGTTGCAATAACAGCTCCTTGTGCTTACGTCGGTATTGCCAGTTCTGTGGTTATTGGTTTCATTGCCGGAATAGTGGTAGTTTTCGCTGTCACCTTCTTTGATAAACTTGGCATTGATGACCCAGTGGGAGCTACCTCTGTTCACTTAGTTTGCGGTATTTGGGGAACTTTGGCAGTTGGTTTATGGGCAGTTGGGCCGGGTATTTTTACTTGGTATGCTGATGGTGGTGGCCCAGCAAAAGGTTTATTTAATGGTGGTGGTTTAGGACAATTTGGCATTCAATTACTTGGTGTTGCTTCAGTAGGCGGAATGACAGTTCTTCTCAGCACTATCTTTTGGTTAGTACTGAAGGCAACTTTGGGTATTAGGGTTTCTAGAGAAGAAGAACTAGAAGGTTTAGATATTGGCGAACACGGTATGGAAGCCTACAGTGGATTCCTTAAAGAGGTTGATGCCGGAGGATTTGCTGAAGGACATAGTTCTATGGGTATGCCACAAGATAAATTCTGA
- a CDS encoding fructosamine kinase family protein gives MWTEIDTHISQATGEKFQTQHKRSVSGGCINQGYAVSNNELTYFVKLNQASQVAMFEAEALGLKEMITTASIRVPQPICWGTAGNSSYIVLEWLEMGKSNSNSSQEMGRKLAAMHKTTSAQGFGWKINNTIGSTPQINTWTADWVEFYAQHRLGYQFQLARRKGGNFPQQNQLLATIPELLADYEVQPSLVHGDLWGGNAGFTVSGEPMIFDPATYFGDREVDIAMTELFGGFPAAFYQGYNEVFPLDAGYEKRKTLYNLYHILNHFNLFGGGYSSQANRMIDQILR, from the coding sequence ATGTGGACTGAAATTGATACTCATATTAGCCAAGCGACTGGTGAAAAATTTCAAACTCAGCACAAGCGCAGTGTTAGTGGTGGGTGTATCAACCAAGGTTATGCTGTCTCAAATAATGAACTGACATACTTTGTGAAGCTCAATCAAGCATCTCAAGTTGCGATGTTTGAAGCTGAAGCACTGGGTTTAAAAGAAATGATAACAACAGCTAGCATTCGCGTTCCTCAACCTATTTGCTGGGGTACGGCTGGTAATTCTAGCTATATTGTGCTGGAATGGCTGGAAATGGGCAAAAGCAATTCCAACTCTTCCCAAGAAATGGGACGCAAGCTAGCAGCGATGCATAAAACTACTAGCGCTCAAGGTTTTGGTTGGAAAATTAACAATACTATTGGATCTACTCCCCAAATCAACACTTGGACAGCAGATTGGGTAGAATTTTATGCTCAACATCGCCTCGGTTATCAATTTCAGTTAGCTAGACGAAAAGGTGGTAACTTCCCTCAACAAAATCAGTTATTAGCAACTATTCCTGAATTATTGGCAGATTATGAAGTACAACCTTCTTTAGTACATGGCGATTTATGGGGCGGAAATGCCGGGTTTACTGTGTCTGGTGAACCGATGATATTTGATCCGGCGACTTATTTTGGCGATCGCGAAGTGGATATCGCCATGACAGAATTATTTGGTGGATTTCCAGCGGCGTTTTATCAAGGTTACAACGAGGTTTTTCCTTTAGATGCAGGCTATGAAAAGAGAAAAACGCTCTATAATCTATACCACATTTTGAATCACTTCAATTTATTTGGTGGCGGTTATAGTTCACAAGCAAACCGAATGATTGACCAGATTTTGCGCTAA
- a CDS encoding hybrid sensor histidine kinase/response regulator, giving the protein MDKELEIQMQFLEETTDYLNTLETVLLEINASNHIVDLDKINAALRAAHSIKGGAAMMGFRSLSDLAHRLEDLLKVFKTSKNSLDIDTQLQTLLLSAVDWLRQIVELLSEGNAIEEEWLAAFCYPVFDELRDRLGDPTPEDATTMLSPEDGQDIIPLLFETEVEGCLQRLESVLADSAQPCLQEEVAIMAAELGGLGEMLQLPAFTQLCESITRHIESPPPDRVAEIAQLALQAWRRSQALVLTNQRDNLPTDIELSEVAKAPVNNIVSEPLSKAEAIAQFLATDVDDIEIVAEETNLADVSETNILFTPEISPSETKLEAVSVNKDREAHDNTVRVPSKQLEQINDLFGELIVQRNGLNSHLEKLRKLVRHLSQRVQILDRENQELRTAYDKISTETAAMPDSVIIVPDDRQHTQEFDALEMDRYNELNLRSQEVMETIVQVQEVSTDIQLSVDDTDQIARKLSKTSKQLQTKLTHIRMRPLTDLVERFPRALRDLNVEHGKNVQLKVEGGNTLIERSILEALNDPLMHLLRNAFDHGIEDATTRHALGKPEQGLIEIKAMHRGNRTIITMRDDGRGISLDKIRSRALAMKLDAALVDSASDDELLSLIFEPGFSTSDQVTALSGRGVGMDVVRNNLKLVRGDITVDTEFGVGTTFTLSVPFTLSVARVLLVESNKMLLAFSTDVVAEIFLLQNERVFPMAGSEVLNWQGTMLPLIRLNRYFEFNCPRYDSLELETPAAINASSVLIVKGNNQSVAIQVDRCWGEQEVAIRQVEGNIPLPEGFNNCTILGDGRVVALVNTNELLYWIATNQRTPRNNQLPSARLKTPFLFFDAQKIPATPAKPKGMILIVDDSINVRRFLALTLEKGGYEVEQAKDGQDALEKLESGLKVEAVICDIEMPRLDGYGFLGRINSNLNMKKIPVAMLTSRSSNKHRQLAMQLGARAYFSKPYNEQELLKTLEEIICNVAETAISN; this is encoded by the coding sequence ATGGATAAAGAATTAGAAATCCAGATGCAGTTTCTAGAAGAAACAACTGATTACCTCAATACTTTAGAAACAGTATTGCTAGAAATTAATGCTAGTAACCACATTGTCGATTTAGATAAAATCAATGCCGCCCTCCGAGCTGCTCATTCTATCAAAGGTGGGGCAGCGATGATGGGATTTCGATCGCTCAGTGATTTAGCTCACCGTTTAGAAGATTTATTAAAAGTCTTTAAAACTAGCAAAAATTCTCTAGATATTGATACACAATTACAAACTTTGCTTCTGTCTGCGGTAGACTGGCTACGTCAAATAGTGGAATTACTATCAGAAGGCAATGCCATAGAGGAAGAGTGGTTAGCAGCCTTTTGTTACCCAGTTTTTGACGAACTACGCGATCGCTTGGGCGACCCTACCCCAGAGGACGCTACCACTATGCTATCGCCAGAAGATGGGCAAGATATTATTCCTTTACTGTTTGAAACCGAAGTAGAAGGATGTTTGCAGCGGCTCGAATCTGTATTAGCAGATAGCGCTCAGCCATGTTTGCAAGAAGAAGTGGCAATTATGGCTGCCGAATTAGGTGGTTTGGGAGAAATGCTTCAACTACCAGCTTTTACCCAACTTTGCGAATCGATCACACGTCATATAGAATCGCCGCCCCCTGATCGCGTTGCTGAAATTGCTCAGTTAGCATTGCAAGCATGGCGGCGATCGCAAGCTTTGGTGTTGACAAATCAACGAGATAATTTACCTACGGATATTGAATTAAGTGAAGTTGCCAAAGCTCCAGTAAATAATATTGTTTCTGAGCCACTGTCAAAAGCAGAAGCGATCGCTCAATTTCTCGCTACAGATGTAGATGACATCGAAATAGTAGCTGAGGAAACAAATCTTGCTGATGTCTCAGAAACAAATATCTTATTTACTCCAGAAATTTCTCCCAGTGAAACTAAATTAGAGGCAGTTAGTGTTAATAAAGATCGTGAAGCCCACGATAATACTGTCCGAGTACCTAGTAAACAACTTGAGCAAATTAATGATTTATTTGGAGAACTAATCGTCCAACGTAATGGATTAAACTCCCACCTGGAAAAGTTACGTAAACTTGTTCGTCATCTTAGCCAGCGAGTACAAATTCTTGATCGAGAGAATCAGGAATTGCGTACAGCTTATGACAAGATTAGTACTGAAACTGCGGCGATGCCAGATAGTGTAATCATCGTCCCTGATGATCGCCAGCATACACAAGAATTTGATGCTTTAGAAATGGATCGATATAACGAATTAAACCTGCGATCGCAGGAAGTTATGGAGACCATTGTGCAAGTACAAGAAGTCTCTACCGACATTCAATTAAGTGTTGATGATACAGATCAAATTGCTCGTAAACTAAGCAAAACATCAAAACAATTACAAACAAAACTCACTCACATTCGGATGCGTCCCTTGACTGATTTAGTGGAACGTTTTCCAAGAGCTTTGCGTGATTTAAATGTAGAACACGGCAAAAATGTCCAGCTGAAAGTTGAAGGTGGTAATACCTTAATTGAACGCAGTATTTTAGAAGCTTTGAATGATCCTTTAATGCACTTGCTGAGAAATGCTTTTGATCATGGTATTGAAGATGCAACCACTCGTCATGCATTAGGTAAACCAGAACAAGGATTAATTGAAATTAAAGCTATGCACCGTGGTAATCGCACCATTATTACTATGCGTGATGATGGTCGGGGTATTTCTTTAGATAAAATTCGCTCCCGTGCTTTAGCGATGAAATTAGATGCAGCTTTAGTAGATAGTGCTAGTGATGACGAACTATTGTCACTAATTTTTGAACCAGGGTTTAGCACCTCCGACCAAGTAACGGCATTATCTGGCCGCGGTGTGGGGATGGATGTAGTTCGTAATAACCTTAAATTAGTGCGAGGAGATATTACAGTTGATACAGAATTTGGTGTGGGTACTACCTTCACCCTTTCAGTACCATTTACACTTTCCGTTGCCAGAGTTTTGTTAGTAGAAAGTAATAAAATGTTATTGGCATTTTCTACAGATGTCGTTGCGGAAATCTTTTTATTGCAAAACGAGCGAGTTTTTCCAATGGCAGGTAGTGAAGTTCTCAATTGGCAAGGAACTATGCTGCCCTTAATTCGCTTAAACCGCTACTTTGAATTTAATTGTCCACGTTACGATAGTCTAGAACTAGAAACTCCCGCAGCCATTAACGCTAGTAGTGTATTAATAGTTAAAGGTAATAATCAATCAGTAGCCATCCAAGTAGACCGTTGCTGGGGTGAACAAGAAGTTGCTATTCGCCAAGTTGAAGGCAATATACCTTTACCTGAAGGCTTTAACAACTGCACAATTCTTGGCGATGGTCGAGTAGTGGCATTAGTTAATACCAATGAGTTGCTGTATTGGATTGCGACTAATCAACGCACTCCAAGAAACAATCAATTACCATCAGCCAGATTGAAAACGCCATTTTTATTTTTTGATGCCCAAAAAATACCAGCAACTCCTGCCAAACCTAAAGGCATGATTTTGATTGTCGATGACTCGATTAATGTGCGCCGTTTCTTAGCTTTGACCCTCGAAAAAGGAGGATACGAAGTAGAACAAGCGAAAGACGGTCAAGATGCCCTGGAAAAACTAGAAAGTGGTTTAAAAGTTGAAGCTGTAATTTGCGATATTGAAATGCCTCGCCTTGATGGTTACGGCTTTTTAGGTCGAATAAATTCTAATTTGAATATGAAGAAAATCCCAGTTGCCATGCTTACCTCTCGGAGTAGTAATAAACATCGACAGCTAGCAATGCAATTAGGGGCGAGAGCATATTTTTCTAAACCATACAACGAACAAGAATTACTTAAAACATTAGAAGAAATTATTTGTAATGTAGCAGAAACAGCAATATCCAATTGA
- a CDS encoding Uma2 family endonuclease, with the protein MLEYNPLACLPSSEELPDSDDTPVDNELQDLIPGLLKALLAMAWPERMDWFFGVDMGIYYDPDLPAIVPDGFLSLGVERFYDENLRPSYVLWEEKKLPIIVLEVVSQTYRGEYSTKKAEYARLGILYYVVYNPFRRRKPRLEVYKLVNNVYELHDGNPVWLPEIGLGIGIERGTYLGIPREWMYWYNQQGQRFLTPEEKAQQAQQETQLLRERLRSLGVDPDLI; encoded by the coding sequence ATGCTAGAGTACAATCCATTAGCTTGTTTGCCGTCATCTGAAGAACTGCCAGACTCTGACGATACGCCAGTGGATAATGAATTACAAGATTTGATTCCCGGTTTACTCAAAGCACTTTTGGCAATGGCTTGGCCAGAACGCATGGATTGGTTTTTTGGCGTAGATATGGGGATTTATTATGACCCAGATTTACCAGCGATAGTCCCAGATGGGTTTTTGAGTTTGGGCGTAGAGCGATTTTATGATGAAAACCTCCGTCCCAGTTATGTGCTTTGGGAAGAGAAGAAATTACCGATAATAGTGCTAGAGGTAGTGTCTCAGACATATCGCGGTGAGTACTCAACCAAAAAAGCCGAATATGCAAGATTGGGAATTTTGTATTATGTAGTTTACAACCCATTTCGTCGCCGCAAGCCACGTTTAGAAGTTTATAAATTAGTTAATAATGTTTATGAATTACATGATGGAAATCCTGTTTGGCTACCAGAGATTGGTTTAGGAATTGGCATTGAACGAGGAACTTATCTTGGCATACCACGAGAATGGATGTATTGGTATAACCAACAAGGACAACGGTTTTTAACACCAGAAGAAAAAGCTCAACAAGCACAGCAAGAAACTCAATTATTACGAGAACGGTTGCGATCGCTTGGTGTAGATCCTGATTTAATCTAA